A stretch of the Gemmatimonadota bacterium genome encodes the following:
- the pth gene encoding aminoacyl-tRNA hydrolase, with translation MKIVAGLGNPGPAYDATRHNVGWWVLDRICHSWGFGGFRKDGAAMAAAGERGGAEVLLLKPLSYMNRSGPALRPFLGAEGFDPAADLLVVVDDAALDVGRVRFRPAGSDGGHNGLASVVATLGSEAFARLRVGVGRPPPEWDLVDWVLAPMDTEDEDRVIELLPTLAEGVELWIREGIGPVMNRFNR, from the coding sequence ATGAAGATCGTCGCCGGGCTCGGGAATCCCGGACCCGCCTACGACGCGACGCGGCATAACGTGGGATGGTGGGTGCTCGACCGCATCTGCCACAGCTGGGGGTTCGGGGGCTTTCGGAAGGACGGTGCGGCTATGGCCGCGGCCGGGGAGCGTGGGGGCGCCGAAGTCCTTCTCCTCAAGCCGCTGAGCTATATGAATCGGAGCGGCCCGGCGCTGCGTCCCTTTCTCGGGGCAGAGGGCTTCGATCCCGCGGCCGACCTCCTCGTCGTCGTGGACGACGCGGCGCTGGACGTGGGGCGGGTGCGGTTTCGTCCGGCGGGGAGCGACGGCGGACACAATGGGCTCGCCTCGGTCGTGGCCACGCTCGGGAGTGAGGCCTTCGCACGGCTCCGTGTGGGTGTGGGACGGCCGCCGCCGGAGTGGGACCTAGTGGATTGGGTCCTCGCCCCGATGGATACGGAAGACGAGGATCGTGTGATCGAGCTCCTTCCGACCCTCGCCGAGGGCGTCGAGCTCTGGATCCGGGAAGGGATTGGACCGGTGATGAACCGGTTCAATCGGTGA
- a CDS encoding 50S ribosomal protein L25 produces the protein MATQVTLKAGLREGRGKGPARKLRAAGKLPAVVYGAAGEPLALSLNTHEAQLLFHAISVDNTIVNLEIEGGTGLVQTLVREIQTHPIRPDILHVDFLRIQMDVEVELDVPLHIHGIPRGVRDDGGVLEQPLHDLPIRCLPDRIPEEILVEVADLAIGDAVHVRDLPLPEGVEVMLDGDRIVCSVQIPTVLKSAEPAEAEEGEPELVGEKEKAGEGAEGGKEGADKD, from the coding sequence ATGGCGACCCAGGTGACCCTCAAGGCCGGGCTCCGCGAAGGGCGGGGAAAGGGCCCCGCACGAAAGCTTCGCGCGGCGGGGAAACTTCCGGCCGTCGTTTACGGCGCCGCGGGGGAGCCGCTCGCGCTGTCGCTGAATACGCATGAGGCGCAGCTCCTCTTCCACGCGATCTCCGTGGACAACACGATCGTGAATCTCGAGATCGAGGGGGGAACCGGCCTGGTCCAGACGCTGGTCCGCGAGATTCAGACGCATCCGATTCGTCCCGATATCCTGCACGTGGACTTTTTGCGGATTCAGATGGATGTCGAGGTCGAACTCGACGTGCCCCTCCACATCCATGGCATTCCGCGGGGTGTTCGTGACGACGGAGGAGTCCTCGAGCAGCCGCTCCACGACCTCCCGATTCGATGCCTTCCGGACCGGATTCCGGAGGAGATCCTCGTCGAGGTCGCCGACCTCGCGATCGGAGACGCGGTGCACGTGCGCGATCTCCCCCTCCCCGAGGGCGTCGAGGTGATGCTCGACGGCGACCGCATCGTCTGCTCGGTCCAGATCCCGACCGTCCTCAAGTCGGCGGAGCCGGCGGAGGCCGAAGAGGGCGAGCCGGAGCTGGTGGGCGAGAAGGAGAAGGCCGGCGAGGGCGCCGAGGGCGGGAAGGAAGGAGCCGACAAGGACTGA
- a CDS encoding ribose-phosphate pyrophosphokinase — MEETFGRGPLLLLSGRANRPLSEEIGRMLETGTDGATIRDFADGEIFVRIDRNARGRDVFIVQPTISPADNIMELLLLIDAAKRASAARVTAVIPYFGYGRQDRKDQPRVSIGAKLAANLVVTAGADRVLGMDFHQHQIQGFFDIPVDHLYAAPVLTQYFVDKALPDLVVVAPDVGSAKMARGFSRRLGATFAIIDKRRPAPNQSEVLSVVGEVEGRHCLITDDMVDTAGTMASAVHALHDRGATAVYACATHALLSGKATERLSNSSLQELVVTNTIQIPEERKFPGLKVLSVAELLARAIEYIHSNESVSQLFKIEEPQA; from the coding sequence ATGGAAGAGACCTTCGGACGGGGCCCCCTCCTCCTCCTCTCGGGGCGGGCGAATCGCCCTCTCTCTGAAGAGATCGGAAGGATGCTCGAGACGGGGACGGACGGCGCCACGATCCGGGACTTCGCCGACGGCGAGATCTTCGTCCGCATCGATCGGAACGCGCGGGGGCGGGATGTCTTTATCGTCCAGCCGACGATCTCACCCGCCGACAATATCATGGAGCTTCTCCTCCTCATTGATGCCGCGAAGCGCGCCTCGGCGGCCCGAGTCACCGCCGTCATCCCCTACTTCGGGTACGGGCGCCAGGACCGGAAGGATCAGCCCCGCGTCTCGATCGGAGCCAAACTCGCCGCGAACCTGGTCGTCACCGCGGGCGCGGACCGCGTGCTCGGGATGGACTTCCACCAGCACCAGATCCAGGGGTTCTTCGACATTCCGGTGGATCACCTCTACGCGGCTCCGGTCCTCACCCAATATTTCGTGGATAAGGCACTTCCGGACCTCGTCGTGGTCGCTCCGGACGTGGGTTCGGCCAAGATGGCCCGGGGTTTTTCCCGCCGGCTGGGAGCGACCTTCGCGATCATCGACAAGCGCCGTCCCGCGCCGAATCAGAGCGAGGTACTGTCGGTCGTCGGGGAAGTCGAGGGACGGCACTGCCTCATCACGGACGACATGGTGGACACGGCCGGGACGATGGCCTCGGCCGTGCATGCGCTCCACGACCGGGGCGCGACCGCGGTGTACGCGTGCGCAACACACGCGCTCCTGTCGGGAAAGGCGACGGAGCGGCTGTCGAACTCTTCTTTGCAGGAGCTCGTGGTGACGAACACGATTCAGATCCCGGAGGAGCGGAAATTCCCCGGACTCAAGGTCCTCTCCGTGGCCGAGCTCCTCGCCCGCGCCATCGAGTACATTCATTCGAACGAGTCGGTAAGCCAGCTCTTCAAAATCGAAGAGCCTCAGGCATAA